The Nocardia arthritidis genome has a window encoding:
- a CDS encoding YlxR family protein, protein MRTCIGCRKRELAADLLRIVAQERETGDGAHVVAIVPDPRRRLPGRGAWLHPLSACLSTAERRRAFGRALRVSGHLDISALERYLENRHEHS, encoded by the coding sequence ATTCGAACCTGTATCGGATGCCGGAAACGCGAGTTGGCCGCCGATCTGTTGCGGATCGTGGCGCAGGAGCGTGAGACCGGAGACGGTGCACACGTCGTCGCGATCGTTCCCGATCCGCGGCGCAGACTTCCCGGACGGGGTGCCTGGTTGCACCCCCTTTCGGCTTGTCTGAGCACGGCAGAACGGCGCCGAGCCTTCGGCAGAGCACTACGAGTGTCCGGACATCTGGATATCTCGGCCCTGGAGCGTTACCTCGAGAACAGGCACGAGCACTCATGA
- the nusA gene encoding transcription termination factor NusA: MNIEIEALRAIVADKGISIETVISAIESALLTAYRHTEGHQPNARIDINQKSGVVRVMARELDADGNVISEWDDTPEGFGRIAATTARQVVLQRLRDAENEKSFGEFSTHEGDIVGGVVQRDARANARGTVVVRIGSELHGTEGLIPPAEQVPGETYEHGDRIKCYVVGVSRGPRGPQITLSRTHPNLVRRLFALEVPEIADGSVEIVAVAREAGHRSKIAVRSTVSGVNAKGACIGPMGQRVRNVMSELAGEKIDIIDYADDPATFVGNALSPSKVVSVTIVDAEARAARVVVPDFQLSLAIGKEGQNARLAARLTGWRIDIRSDAAPDMGGSVRTEAHRS, from the coding sequence ATGAACATCGAAATCGAAGCCCTGCGCGCGATCGTCGCCGATAAGGGGATCTCGATCGAGACGGTGATCTCCGCGATCGAGTCGGCGCTGCTCACCGCGTATCGCCACACCGAGGGCCATCAGCCCAACGCGCGCATCGATATCAATCAGAAGTCCGGTGTCGTGCGGGTGATGGCCCGCGAGCTGGACGCCGACGGCAACGTGATCTCCGAATGGGACGACACCCCGGAGGGTTTCGGTCGGATCGCCGCGACCACCGCCCGCCAGGTCGTCCTACAGCGGCTGCGTGACGCCGAGAACGAGAAATCGTTCGGCGAATTCTCCACCCACGAGGGCGATATCGTCGGCGGTGTCGTGCAGCGCGACGCGCGCGCCAACGCCAGAGGCACCGTCGTCGTCCGGATCGGCAGCGAGCTACACGGCACCGAGGGCCTGATCCCGCCGGCCGAGCAGGTGCCGGGGGAGACCTACGAGCACGGCGACCGGATCAAGTGCTACGTGGTCGGGGTTTCGCGCGGTCCGCGCGGTCCGCAGATCACCCTCTCGCGCACCCACCCGAATCTGGTGCGCCGCCTGTTCGCGCTGGAGGTGCCGGAGATCGCCGACGGCTCGGTCGAGATCGTCGCGGTGGCCCGCGAGGCCGGGCACCGGTCCAAGATCGCGGTGCGCAGCACGGTGTCCGGCGTCAACGCCAAGGGCGCGTGCATCGGGCCGATGGGCCAGCGTGTGCGCAACGTGATGAGCGAGTTGGCGGGGGAGAAGATCGACATCATCGATTACGCCGACGATCCGGCCACCTTCGTTGGGAATGCGCTGTCCCCGTCGAAGGTTGTCTCGGTGACGATCGTCGACGCCGAGGCGCGCGCCGCCAGGGTGGTCGTCCCGGATTTCCAGTTGTCGCTGGCCATCGGCAAGGAGGGCCAGAACGCCCGGCTCGCCGCGCGGCTCACCGGCTGGCGGATCGATATCCGCAGCGACGCCGCGCCGGATATGGGCGGCAGTGTGCGGACGGAGGCTCATCGCAGTTGA
- a CDS encoding ferritin-like domain-containing protein → MTDAENQALLAALHAEYAAIYAYGMVSAYASRERVRLIAQSAAAHRARRDSTIDALKAAGVTVPPPDAAYTMPFPVNDPIPAAKLAVAIEQDGAVAWRGVVTAAESESVRRNGIDALTDCAVRLATWQAILGTNPPTTAFPGKA, encoded by the coding sequence ATGACCGACGCGGAGAACCAGGCGCTGCTCGCGGCGCTGCACGCGGAATACGCGGCGATATACGCCTACGGCATGGTGTCCGCGTACGCCTCCCGGGAGCGCGTCAGGTTGATCGCGCAGAGCGCGGCCGCGCACCGAGCCCGCCGGGACAGCACCATCGATGCGCTGAAGGCCGCCGGTGTCACCGTCCCGCCGCCGGATGCCGCCTACACCATGCCTTTTCCGGTGAACGATCCGATTCCGGCCGCGAAACTCGCCGTCGCGATCGAGCAGGACGGCGCCGTCGCATGGCGCGGGGTCGTCACCGCGGCCGAATCGGAATCGGTGCGGCGCAATGGAATCGACGCACTCACCGACTGCGCGGTGCGGCTGGCCACCTGGCAGGCGATTCTCGGAACGAACCCGCCGACAACGGCTTTCCCCGGTAAGGCGTAG
- the rimP gene encoding ribosome maturation factor RimP — MPMPTEERVSQLVAGLVARRGFDLEGVEISTAGKNAGAQARVKVTVDSDTGSNLDTIAVLSNELSDALDDAGDFGETPYLLEVTTPGIDRPLTADRHWRRAQGRKARITLRPGVAAPDPGMKDRFDARIGACAEGSVALVLGGKQNPRRVTVPLADIAEAVVQVEFAPPGARELELAGGVVPGRPRPGLEDEDDEALSEALTAFDSTEGIVE; from the coding sequence ATGCCGATGCCGACCGAGGAAAGGGTGAGCCAGCTCGTTGCTGGACTCGTCGCACGCCGAGGATTCGACCTCGAGGGCGTCGAGATCTCGACGGCCGGAAAGAATGCGGGCGCGCAAGCTCGGGTGAAGGTCACCGTCGACAGCGACACCGGTTCGAATCTGGATACCATTGCCGTACTGAGCAACGAGCTCTCGGACGCGCTCGACGACGCGGGCGATTTCGGTGAAACGCCCTACCTCCTCGAAGTCACCACCCCCGGTATCGATCGTCCGCTCACCGCGGATCGGCACTGGCGCCGTGCACAGGGCCGCAAGGCACGAATCACCCTGCGTCCCGGCGTGGCAGCACCCGACCCCGGAATGAAGGACCGATTCGACGCCAGGATCGGTGCGTGCGCCGAGGGCTCGGTGGCACTGGTGCTCGGCGGCAAGCAGAACCCGCGCCGGGTGACGGTACCGCTGGCGGATATCGCCGAGGCCGTCGTCCAGGTCGAGTTCGCCCCGCCCGGCGCCCGCGAACTGGAACTCGCGGGCGGAGTGGTTCCCGGTCGGCCGCGGCCGGGTCTGGAAGACGAAGACGACGAGGCACTATCCGAAGCATTGACAGCGTTCGATTCGACCGAAGGGATCGTGGAATGA
- the infB gene encoding translation initiation factor IF-2 gives MAGKARVHELAKELGVTSKELLATLKEQGEFVKSASSTVEAPVARRLRESFATKSAPSNGTKSGARPGPSAARPAAKPAANGPRPGPRTPVPAQAATPAPAAPAPRETAAPAPRPAESAKPGPAVKPGPVAKPAAPAAPATPAPAPAPAAPAAKATPAPAGPRPTPGGPRPGQQQRPGQQQQGGPRPGGGPKPGPKTPRVGNNPFTSAPEQERRPAPRPAPQGGPRPGPAQGGPRPGPGQGGPRPAAAQGGDRGPRPGGPRPSPGSMPPRPNPGAMPARSPRPGPAGAGRPGRPGGGPGGGGRPGGGGGGNYRGGGGAPAGAGTGAPGAGGGAAGGFRGRPGGGGGGRPGGPGGRGGAAGAFGRPGGAPRRGRKSKRQKRQEYDSMQAPAVGGVRLPRGNGEIIRLARGASLSDFAEKIDANPAALVQALFNLGEMVTATQSVNDETLELLGSEMNYVVHVVSPEDEDRELLESFDLTYGEDAGGEEDLQVRPPVVTVMGHVDHGKTRLLDTIRKANVREGEAGGITQHIGAYQVLTHVNAEDRLITFIDTPGHEAFTAMRARGAKATDIAILVVAADDGVMPQTVEAINHAQAADVPIVVAVNKIDKEGANPQKIRQQLTEYGLIAEEYGGDTMFVDISAKQGTNIEQLLEAVILTADAALDLRANPDMDAQGVAIEAHLDRGRGPVATVLIQRGTLRVGDSIVAGDAYGRVRRMVDEYGDDVEAALPSRPVQVIGFTSVPGAGDNLLVVDEDRIARQIADRRSARKRNAMAARSRKRVSLEDLDAALKETSELNLILKGDNSGTVEALEEALMGIQVGDEVRLRVIDRGVGGVTETNVNLASASNAIIIGFNVRAEGKANELANREGVDIRYYSVIYQAIDEIEKALKGMLKPIYEEVELGRAEIRQIFRSSKFGNIAGCMVLSGSVKRNAKARLLRDNVVIAETVTIASLRREKDDATEVREGYECGMTLTYNDIKEGDVVEAYELREKPRD, from the coding sequence GTGGCAGGCAAGGCCCGCGTGCACGAGTTGGCCAAAGAACTCGGTGTCACGAGCAAAGAACTACTCGCAACGCTCAAGGAGCAGGGCGAGTTCGTGAAGTCGGCGTCGTCGACGGTGGAGGCACCCGTCGCCCGTCGGCTGCGTGAGTCGTTCGCGACCAAATCCGCGCCGTCGAACGGCACCAAATCCGGGGCGCGCCCCGGACCCTCCGCGGCCCGACCGGCCGCGAAACCCGCCGCGAACGGTCCGCGGCCGGGTCCCCGCACCCCGGTGCCCGCGCAGGCCGCTACCCCGGCCCCGGCGGCTCCGGCCCCGCGGGAGACCGCCGCGCCCGCACCGCGTCCGGCCGAATCCGCGAAGCCGGGTCCGGCCGTGAAGCCCGGCCCGGTGGCCAAGCCCGCCGCGCCCGCCGCACCTGCCACCCCCGCACCGGCTCCGGCCCCCGCCGCGCCCGCGGCCAAGGCCACTCCGGCGCCCGCCGGTCCGCGCCCGACCCCCGGTGGTCCGCGTCCCGGTCAGCAGCAGCGTCCCGGTCAGCAGCAGCAAGGTGGCCCGCGTCCCGGTGGCGGCCCGAAGCCGGGTCCGAAGACCCCGCGCGTCGGCAACAATCCCTTCACTTCCGCGCCCGAGCAGGAGCGGCGTCCCGCGCCGCGCCCGGCCCCGCAGGGCGGCCCGCGTCCGGGCCCGGCCCAGGGCGGTCCGCGCCCCGGCCCCGGCCAGGGTGGTCCGCGTCCGGCGGCCGCGCAGGGCGGCGATCGCGGCCCGCGTCCGGGTGGTCCGCGCCCGAGCCCGGGTTCGATGCCGCCGCGGCCGAACCCCGGTGCCATGCCCGCGCGTTCGCCGCGTCCGGGTCCCGCCGGCGCGGGTCGTCCCGGACGTCCCGGCGGCGGCCCCGGTGGCGGCGGTCGTCCCGGTGGCGGCGGTGGTGGTAACTACCGCGGCGGTGGCGGCGCACCCGCCGGAGCCGGAACCGGCGCACCCGGTGCCGGTGGCGGTGCCGCCGGTGGTTTCCGTGGCCGTCCCGGTGGCGGTGGCGGCGGTCGTCCGGGTGGTCCCGGCGGTCGCGGTGGCGCGGCAGGCGCGTTCGGTCGTCCCGGTGGCGCCCCCCGGCGCGGTCGCAAGTCGAAGCGGCAGAAGCGGCAAGAGTACGACTCGATGCAGGCGCCCGCCGTCGGCGGCGTTCGGCTGCCGCGCGGCAACGGCGAGATCATCCGGCTCGCCCGCGGCGCATCGCTGTCCGATTTCGCGGAGAAGATCGACGCGAACCCGGCCGCCCTGGTGCAGGCGCTGTTCAACCTGGGTGAGATGGTCACCGCGACCCAGTCGGTGAACGACGAGACCCTGGAGCTGCTCGGCAGCGAGATGAACTACGTCGTGCACGTGGTCAGCCCGGAGGACGAGGACCGCGAGCTGCTCGAATCGTTCGACCTGACCTACGGCGAGGACGCGGGCGGCGAGGAGGACCTGCAGGTCCGCCCGCCGGTGGTGACCGTCATGGGTCACGTCGACCACGGTAAGACCCGACTGCTGGACACCATCCGCAAGGCCAACGTCCGCGAGGGCGAGGCCGGCGGCATCACCCAGCACATCGGCGCCTACCAGGTGTTGACCCACGTCAACGCCGAGGACCGGCTCATCACCTTCATCGACACCCCGGGTCACGAGGCGTTCACCGCCATGCGTGCCCGCGGTGCGAAGGCCACCGATATCGCGATCCTGGTGGTCGCCGCCGACGACGGCGTCATGCCGCAGACGGTGGAGGCGATCAACCACGCGCAGGCAGCCGACGTGCCGATCGTGGTGGCGGTCAACAAGATCGACAAGGAGGGTGCGAACCCGCAGAAGATCCGGCAGCAGCTCACCGAGTACGGCCTGATCGCGGAGGAGTACGGCGGCGACACCATGTTCGTCGACATCTCCGCCAAGCAGGGCACGAATATCGAGCAGCTGCTCGAGGCCGTGATCCTGACCGCGGACGCCGCACTCGACCTGCGCGCCAACCCGGATATGGACGCACAGGGTGTCGCCATCGAGGCGCACCTCGACCGCGGCCGTGGTCCGGTGGCGACCGTGCTCATCCAGCGCGGCACGCTGCGCGTCGGCGATTCGATCGTGGCGGGCGACGCCTACGGTCGCGTTCGCCGCATGGTCGACGAGTACGGCGACGACGTCGAGGCGGCACTGCCGTCGCGGCCGGTCCAGGTCATCGGCTTCACGTCGGTGCCGGGCGCCGGTGACAACCTGCTCGTCGTCGACGAGGACCGGATCGCCCGCCAGATCGCCGACCGCCGCAGCGCGCGTAAGCGCAACGCGATGGCCGCGCGCAGCCGCAAGCGGGTCAGCCTGGAAGATCTGGATGCCGCACTGAAGGAGACTTCGGAGCTGAACCTGATCCTCAAGGGCGACAACTCGGGTACCGTCGAGGCCCTCGAAGAGGCCCTGATGGGTATCCAGGTCGGCGACGAGGTGCGCCTGCGGGTGATCGACCGGGGTGTCGGTGGTGTCACCGAGACCAACGTCAACCTGGCGTCGGCGTCGAACGCGATCATCATCGGGTTCAACGTGCGGGCCGAGGGCAAGGCGAACGAGCTGGCCAACCGCGAGGGCGTGGACATCCGCTACTACTCGGTGATCTACCAGGCCATCGACGAGATCGAGAAGGCCCTCAAGGGCATGCTCAAGCCGATCTACGAAGAGGTCGAGCTGGGTCGCGCCGAGATCAGGCAGATCTTCCGCTCCTCGAAGTTCGGCAATATCGCCGGCTGCATGGTGCTCTCGGGCAGCGTCAAGCGCAACGCCAAGGCGCGGTTGCTGCGCGACAACGTGGTGATCGCCGAGACCGTGACGATCGCCTCGCTGCGCCGGGAGAAGGACGACGCCACCGAGGTCCGCGAGGGCTACGAATGCGGTATGACGTTGACCTACAACGACATCAAGGAAGGCGACGTCGTCGAGGCGTACGAGCTGCGCGAGAAGCCGCGCGACTAG